The window GCATTTCCAAATAATATACCAGGTATTAATCCTACAATATTGTAAAATGACAGTAATGCAACTGAATCAATCATGTGGCCTCACACAAGGGTCTCATATGTAGAGAACAGTCAGAATACCAGCTAGCGATAGTAGGAATTCATGTATAGAAGAATAATGGTGTGCTATCTTATGAAGGCCGTAGATAAAACAAGCATGCAACCAATCAGATAAGATGAACACCCTAGATCAAGCAGATAAACATGGATAAGTATACCTACTTCATAGAAACCTAGTTTGCTCCGCCCTCGATTCCGAACGCCGTCGTTGGCTCGCCGTTGCTTATGTCGCACTACCTCTTTGTAGAGTGCATGCCGTCGTCTACCCACAAGTTGGGAGAGGATTCAGATGTGGCAGCGATCAAGTGATCAACCAAGGGCGCAAACACCAGTAGTGGAACAAAGAAAGATGAAAAGGTATCTGATCAGATGCACCAATCTCGCTCCTGCCTAACCGCCTGCGGAGTCCTGGTCGTACCAACCAATCACTACTGTTTAATAGGAAACACATTGACCAATTGAGCGCTACGTCGAAGTCTCTATTACTGATTGATCGCTACTCGTGTTCCTACTTGGGCCAGGCCCATCATCACTCACTGGCAGTCTGGAGGCGGCCTAGGCCTGAACGTAGTAGCACAtatcgggggcccggggcggccgccNNNNNNNNNNNNNNNNNNNNNNNNNNNNNNNNNNNNNNNNNNNNNNNNNNNNNNNNNNNNNNNNNNNNNNNNNNNNNNNNNNNNNNNNNNNNNNNNNNNNNNNNNNNNNNNNNNNNNNNNNNNNNNNNNNNNNNNNNNNNNNNNNNNNNNNNNNNNNNNNNNNNNNNNNNNNNNNNNNNNNNNNNNNNNNNNNNNNNNNNNNNNNNNNNNNNNNNNNNNNNNNNNNNATAACTTCTCATACAACAATGTTTGTCTGGCTCCGTTGACGGGGAGACGATGATGACGGCTCGCCTTTGCTTGTAATCGTCGCTAAGTGGTCTACAACATAAATGTATTTTATGTTATTTCTAAGATTTTTGTACTGCTATGGTGTTTaatgaatactccctccgtccggaaatacttgtccacgAAATGGATacaatggatgtatctataactaaaataagtctagatacaaccattttgaggacaagtatttccagacggagggagtagattggaAGTTTTTCGGAAAACATGCCCTGCCAAGCCGACTCCCGCCAAGTCGGCACTTCCTTGGCGCAAAAGCAAGCAGGCCAGGCGTGTCACTACTCACTCGCTGCTGGCCACTCCCTCCACCGTTTTgaatttgaaaaagcagcaacgccTCCCTCCATCCTGCTCCCCGCCGCCGACGCCGTCGCACTCCGtgacgtgctgctgctgctgctggcgacGCACGCACGCCCGAACACGACCTGGTCCCGCCCGACGAACTGTCCCCACCGGCTCGGTCGGTCGGTCAATCCCGCAACTGGTCACCTTGACTCGCAACCGACTCTGGGCCGGGTGGGACGTGGGGTAACGCGGGCGAGCCCGGGTGCGGCTCGCTTTCCGCTCCCTCCCCTTTTGTGCTCGCTCGTGCACCCCCCCTCCCgtcatctcctcctcctctccaccctccTCTCGCGGCCTccctcacgccgccgccgccgccgcgcaatAGCTATAGCCTATAGGGTTGGGAGGCCGATCCACCGATCAAGCTCCGTTTTCCACTCATCCTCCTCTTTCGGCCGCCCGACTCCGCAGATTCGCCCTAACTGTTGCTCCCGACGGCGCGCGCCACCCCAAGCGCTCCGCATCTGCTCTGCGCCGCCACGAGCGCTCGCTTCCGTCGGGGTCCCGGCGGTTCTTCACATCGCGGTGCGTATTACGATGCTTCTGTAGCCGCCGCCGCTAGGGTTTTCTCGACCGCGCCCGGCGTGTGCGGATGGACCCTGTGGCGGAGGTTTCTCATCGGATGCTCGGCGGCGCCCCGACTCCTCCCGCCGACGACGCGATTGAGGGGAGCGGAGTGGAGATCGCGCGAGTTGGCGTGTCGGTGGCGGAGGGAGAAGTGGAAAACCCGCCAGCGGCGGCGCCATTGCTGAACGAGGGCAATGAGGGCGGCGTCCTGGACAagcaggaggacggggcggcgcccaCGCTGAGCGAGGCCAACATGGATGTGGACGCGGCGCCCTGGGCGAGCGAGCGCAATGAGGATGACGCTCTGGACAAGCAACAGGACGGGGCTCCGCCGCTACTGCGGGAGGCCAACATGGATGTGGACGCGGCGCCCTTGGCGAGCGAGGGCAATGAGGATGGCGCCCTGGACAAGCAGCAGGACGGGGCGCCGCCGCCAGTGAGGGAGGCCAACATGGATGCAGATGAGGCGCCCTTCCCGAGCGAGGGCAATGAGGATGGCGTCCTGGACAAGCAGCAGGACGGGGTGGCTCCTGCGCTGAACGAGGCCAACATGGATGTGGATGAGGCGTCCTTTCCGAGAGAGGACACAGAGCACCATGCAGCAATCGAGTCCAAAACGGAGGTGAATGAGTGTGGCGCTCTGGAGAAGCAGCAAGATGTGGCGGCATCTGTGATGGGCAAAACCAAGATTGTGGTGGACGAGAGCAGCGCTCCCCAGCAAGATCACACCGTGGCGGCTGCGCCAAGTGAAGGTGACAGCAGAGTGGTGGACCAACATCTCAACACTTCTGATGGTGGCTTCCCGGTGAAGAAGGATGAGGAGGGTGAATGCTTGGTGGGCCGCTACATCAGCAGGAATGTTTCAGATGATGGACGTATTTGCCTTGGGAAGGTTGCATCCTATGATGGCAGCATTGGGGTGTACAATGTGGTGTTTGAGGATGGACAGGGCGAGGAGTTATTGCTTCATCAGCTCAGAGAGTTACTTATGGCCGAGGAGAGTAGTGCATCTGGTATGAAGATGAGCTGCAGGAAGAGGAAGCTGGATTTGCTGGTTTCACCAGGGAGTGCCATGGAGACGAAAGCGCCACCGCGTGCTAGACAGAGGGTTGATCCATGCAAGATGCCTGCCAGGCCTGATGCATCGCAGGAGACTGGGTGTGATTCTGATATATCCGGCAATGCAGCGTCCTCGAGCAATTCATCAGTTTCCACTAAAGAATTGTCAGCTGAGCTGTGCCCTCCAGTGCAGGGCCCCGAGTTGCCTCCATCGTCGGCAGATATTGCTGTTCCAGAGGAGTCTATAAGTCATCTGTTTTCTGTTTACAACTTCCTGCGATCATTCAACATGCAGCTCTTCCTCGGTCCATTTGGGCTGGATGATTTTGTTGCATCCATTAATTGCACCGTGCAGAATACATTACTGGATGCTGTACATGTCTCATTATTGCGGGCGCTGAGGCGGCATCTTGAGACTAAATCCTCCGGCGGATCAGAACTTGCTTCAAATTGCTTGAAGTACAGAGTCTATTTGCCCTTGCTCAACTAGAATTATTATTTTCATGAATGTTGTGCTTTATTACTTCTATGCTGATTTTCCCCGCTTTCTTTGAATTGCGCAGGTATGTAGATTGGGCATTACTAGATGTGTTGACTTGGCCAACTTTCTTACTGGAGTACCTCTATTTAATGGGCTACATTAAGAGTCTAGGGGGGAAGAGTTTTGGTAGAACCCTCCTAGCCATTGAATATTATAAGCTTCCTGTTGCAATGAAGCTTAGGCTCCTCCAGATACTCTGTGACCATGTCACTGAATCAGGAGAGCTCAAAGCTGAACTGGAGGCTCGGGAAGGCTACAATGAAGAAACAGAGTATGAGACAGACTCTAGTATTTTGTCGGAGGCTGGATCACGAGCTGTTCTGACCAGGGCCTCAAAAGCTTCTGTGTCCAAAAAGGTTGAAGGTTTGCAGGACCTGGAAACTGCTTCAAATGTAACAAATCCAGAAGCTGTTTTACTGCATTCGTCTCAGGACGGCAACAGTGATGATTGCCGAATATGTGGAATGGATGGTACTTTGGTATGCTGTGATGGCTGCCCATGGGCATACCACTCAAGATGTATAGGTCTCAACAAAGCATTTCTACCACAGGGACTTTGGTTTTGTCCAGAATGCGTGGTTAACAAGCTTGGACCAGCATCTTCGAGAATAGAGCGTGGGGCAAGAGGAGCTCAAATGTTTGGCATTGATATGTGCGGAAGGCTCTTCCTAGGATCCTGCAACTATTTGCtggtgtaagtttgtccatcttaaTTCTACACTACCTGGGAATTCATTCTCCATCTCCAGTCTGCTATTGATAAATACTACAGATTCATTTTGAATTCCACAGTATTTATCTTTTCTCTCTGCGGTAATGATAAACATGCCAGCAGTAGAAAGTTCAATGTTATAAAGTAATGGGAGGGGNNNNNNNNNNNNNNNNNNNNNNNNNNNNNNNNNNNNNNNNNNNNNNNNNNNNNNNNNNNNNNNNNNNNNNNNNNNNNNNNNNNNNNNNNNNNNNNNNNNNNNNNNNNNNNNNNNNNNNNNNNNNNNNNNNNNNNNNNNNNNNNNNNNNNNNNNNNNNNNNNNNNNNNNNNNNNNNNNNNNNNNNNNNNNNNNNNNNNNNNNNNNNNNNNNNNNNNNNNNNNNNNNNNNNNNNNNNNNCATATTTTAGATGCACAGCAAGTATCCTATGTCCTTCTGATGAAGTACTGGTTCTCACTTTTGGAGTGTTTACCAGTGTTAGAGTATGTACGATGCAGTGCTTAGAGGGATGCTTACCAAATAAAAATGGTTCTTTCTTTCCATGTGGGGATGACATTGGTGCTTACTTTGAAGGATCAGTGCTTGATTAGGCACCAATGCTTAAGAGGTGCCTATGTATCTAATTAGTAGGAATTTATAAATGATAAATCATCTAAACAACAATAAAGAGAGGTTTCCGTTCGAGTAGACAAAATTTGCACGTGTCTGATGATGTGGCTAGATTCTCTCTTTGAGCACTCGTCTATAAGCAAGCACCTTCATTGTCCTGGAACTATAGTTGTCTGTATATTTTGTTTAATGTTAATTCTTTAAAATAATGCAGGATTGGAACATCTACAGATGCAGGGTCATATGCAAGATATTACAATCAATATGATGTTGTCAAGGTCATGCGGATACTTGCTCCTTCAGATGCATACACAGATATTTGTATGAGAATAACAGAATACTGGAGGCATCTGCTTGACATATTTCAGAACGAGAGATCAAAAATAGGTAAAGAAGCTGGTGTGAGATATACCACACAATCCAATACATTGTCAAGTGTTACTCCAACGGACGCAGCAGTTGGAAGTGTTCTGACAACTTTGAAAGACGCAGCGGGCAGTAAGACAGTAGTAACTCCTCAAAGAGATGTGCAGCATGAAATTGTGGTAAACCAATTTACATTGTGCTCAGCAGAACACCTGGAGAAACAAAAATGCATGGTGACCAGTGTAGGTGCTCCCACAGAGAAGAACAATGAAGTATGCAGGCAAACTCCATTAGCTCCCAACGACATACATAATACACCCATGAATGGAGCTTTTCAACCCGCTGGGATATCCTCTATTTCTCATGAGAACAGGTCTGTGGTAACAGGTGTGTCTAGTGTAACGCCCGCACAGTCATCACATGGGTTGGTTCGTCCGGACTTCTCGTGTGGTTCTGGAATAGATAATGGATTGTCTAGACAAGATACTGGGAACACTATCTCTGTAAAGGCAGGCTTGTCTTGTCCATCTTATAAAAGCAAATACCCTCTTCAGTTGATTTCTGAGATTGGGAGTACTAGTGATGGTAAGTCTGCTAAAGTGCCATCTTTTAAACCCCAGGCTTACATGAATCTGTACAATCATGGTAATGTTGCAGCATCTGCTGCCGCCAACCTAGCTATTCTTACATCTGAGGAAGGTAAGGTTTCAGTATCCCAGTTGACCACAAACCCAAGAAAGAAAATGGCTGCTGACTGTGCTCTACAAGTGAAAGCATTTTCCTCACCAGCGGCACAATTTATTTGGCCAAGTACTGAAAGGAAGATTATGGAAGTCCCAAGGGATAGATGTGGTTGGTGCATTGCTTGTAAAATTTCAGCAGCTGGAGCTAAAAAGGCTTGTTTTCTTAACGTGGCCACTGCAAATGCTGTTAAGGGGTCTGCTCGAATTCTTAGTGCCATGCATGTAATCAAAAGCTCTGGGAGCCACTTCCCCAGCATCGCTGCTTATATGGTTAACATGGAGGAAAGTTTGCGTGGACTTTTAGTCGGTTCACTACAAGACTTGCAACAGAGACAACGGTGGCATAAACAACTACAGGAAGCTTCCAACTGCAAAACTATAGTACCCCTTTTGCTTGAGGTGAGTTGCATTCAATTCTTGTTTCTTGAAGCATTTCTTTGAGGATTGGTATTTCCCAACAATTATTTCAAACGGCAATGCTCATTAGAAAATTATTGATGTTCATTGTTAGTTACATAAAGGCTGTTTAATTTATATGTAAATGTATAATACGAAGTAGAATGCTCAAAGCAGGCAAGAGATGACGAGGGTGCCAACCAAACAGACCCTTAGACTACATTCCATGCTAACTACTTCTGGGGAATCAAGTTGGATGTGCAATAAATAGTGCAGAAAGAAAGTTGAAATTCTTTGCAGAAAAGTGTTGCAATAAGTGGCTGATTTCTTCTTTTTAATCTTATAAATGTTATCTCATGCTGTGTGCAGTTGGAGAGTAATATTCGTTCCATAGCATTTTCTCCAATCTGGGTGAAGCTAGTAGATGACTGGCCTTTGGAATCTCCTCCTGCATCTGCGGGTGCATTGCGTCCTGCAGCATACCAAAAACGTGGAACTGGTGGAAGGCGTGGCAGAAAACGTTCATTGGTAACtgaatctgctgctgctgccgaTGATGACAAGAGTTGGAAAAAGGTTAATTGGTGGAGTGGAGGAAATATTTCTAAGCGTATTTTGCAGAGGGGGGTTCATCTTAGTTCGGCCATAAGAAAAGCTGCCCGTCAAGGTATTTGCACACATTTGATTGTTATTAGTACATTTCATAatttagtactacctccgtctgggtttattagtccccatcgtattttggctcAAAATTTGACCACATATATGACTAGCAAAATGTTAATGTATGTCAGAAAAAATTATATTGCTGGATTAGTATTAAATGTAGTTTCCATTGCTATTTTTTTTACGTGTAACTTAtattttattactccctccgttccataatataagagcgtttttgacactagtgtagtgtgtagtgtcaaaaacgctcttatattatgggacggagggagtagttattaaatACATGGTTTAAATATGACCCAAAATacctgccgggggggggggggctagtaaaccaggacggaggtagtactgttATTATTACAAACCTCTTGACAACGAGAACAACTCGACGTGTTCTTTGCTCATTAGGTGGTAAAAAAAGGATGGCTGGTCTGTCTTATCATGATTGCTCCATTCTTCCAAGACGAACTCGACAATTTGGTTGGAGAGCGTGTGTTGGTTTAAGCCAGAATTCATCTCAACTTGCTCTGCAGGTTAGCACCTTTTATACAATAATAATGTCATAGAGACAGAGAGAATATTATCTTGACCTGTAGTTTATCAGCGATCTAATATCCATATCTCTCAGGTCAGATATCTTGATGCCCATATAAGATGGAAGGAATTCTTGTCTCCAGATCAAATCCCTTCTGATGGAAAAAGTTCAGATGCTGACTTTTCTGCACTGAGAAATGCAGTAGTTTGTGATAAAAAGATAGTCGACAATAAGATAAGATATGCACTTAAGTTCCCCAACCAGAAGCATATCCCTGTCCGTGTAACCAAGAATATTTTGGAAGCAGAAGGTAATCAGGATCAGAATGGCAAATTTTGGTTTTCTGAAAATCATGTCCCACTGTACATGGTACGAGAGTTTGAGCAGAAACCTGGGGTTAGCTCCTTGCCCACTCCAGGAATTGTACACTCTTTCATGAATTTATACAAAAGGCGAGTAAAAGCATCTACTGGAGATGTCTTTTCTTATCTCTTTCACAAGGGGGATATCTATCCCTGCTCTTCATGCAAGAAAGATGTTGCCTTCAGGTTTTTTCCTTGACTTATTCATTGTGCTTGTTCAGAAATTCTTGTCATAAGATACTGACTTTTTCTTCACCTCTCATATGTGCCTTATGGACAAATCTCCTGTAGGGATGTAATAAGATGTAGCGATTGTCAAGGTATGGATTACTGACATACTTCTTAAGTTCCTCTAATTGTTTCTTTTTCATGTAATGAAAACGAGAACCGATCAATTTCTGGGCTGTCCAATAATTGGTCACAGTATTGCTAACTAAGACTAACTTTCAGGTTATTGTCACAAGGAGTGCACAGTAAAATCTGTTGGTGGCAAAGGAGGCACTGCTGCTTCCAGTTTGATATGCAAGTTATGCCTTCAGAAGCGAAATCTTATCCTTACAAATTACAGTACAAATGCAAGATATGACTTGCCTCAAAAGAAGAGTACCTGCCAATTGCCAGTGAGCGCTCCCAAAATAATATTCAAAGTTGGTTCTTCCCATTCTGCTGAACCAGCCGCAAaggttcaagcccagccagtcgctAAAGTTAAAGCTCAGCCAGTCACTAAGGTGGAAACCTGGCCAGTTGCTAAGGTGGAAGCCCTGTCAACCGTGAAGGTGCAAACACATCCAATCAGAGAGTTGAAAGCCTGGCCGGTTGCAAATTTGGCAACTCAGAATGTTGCAGGGTTGCAGGCTCAGGCAAAGATTGAAGCTAACAGATCCAAGTCAGAGAAACCGAGGAGACGTAAAAGGCCAGAAGAGATCAAATACTTTGGTCTCTCTTGGAAGAAAAATAAGAGCGACAGAAGTGGAAGTGATTTCAGGGCGAATGATGTAATCCTAAAATGCAAGGATGGTATAGGATCAGCAATAAAACCGACTTGTTGTCTCTGTAAGAAATCTTATTGCCCAGATTTCCTATATGTCCGCTGCGAGCAGTGTAAAGGTAACTTCGTTCATCATTTTGTTGCTTACAGCTGTATATCCGTGTTATCTTTTAGGTTTTCTAACTTCTGATGTTCCCCTACATACAGCTTGGTTTCATGGTGATGCCTTGCGACTTGAGGAAGAAAGAATACTTGAAGTGGTTCAATACCGATGCTGCAAATGCCGAAGGAGAGCCATGCCAATATGTCCCCATTCAGATGATTATAAGAAGCCCGGACCAGAATTCAGTGAACAAACAGTTGCAACGTCATCCCAATCAAGCATGCTGTCTAGTGAGGAGACTGCTTCTGTAGCAGATCAAGACCCACTGCTTGCTTCCTATGGAATAGTTGAACCGATTGGGGAACAGACTTTTGATGCTGATTTATCAATGAACACGGTAAGATTTACCTCGGGAACTAATCAGAAGCTAACCATAAGAAGGGCACAAGGTAAAAATAGTGGATGTGTTGATCAAGCTGGTGTGGATGAGTACAGTAATCAGAATCAACCTCTGGCGGATGCAAATGTCGATTTCAGTCATATGAATGGATTTTCTCTATCAGAGCTTGAAGGTGTGGATCCTTCAGAGCTACTGGGGTGGGATCTTTCCCAAGGAAATGAGTATACCCCCCCTCCCGATTACACTGCTAATTGCCAGTTAAATGGCGCAAGCTGTGGCAGTGCTGCAACTGGGGATTTTGAACCGCAGACCTTTTTTTCATTTACTGATTTGCTTGAAGCTGATGATACACGGTTTGGTCAGACTTTTGGGATGTCTGCCGGTTTGCAAGATGATGGTAACTGCACAGGAAGCTTCGACCAAGAAATAGCCAGTTTTGATGATATGGCTTTCATGGTAGAAGACGTGTCTTCAAATATGCACTTCCCAGCAAATGCTCCCCCTCCTGACGATGTACCGTGTAAGAAGTGCAACAACTCCCAGCCGCCACCTGACCTCAAATGCCTAGTCTGTGGCCTGCGCATACACCGTCAGTGCTCACCTTGGGATGAAAGCGACCCGCCTGTTGAGAGTGCCGACTGGGTCTGTGGTGCTTGCCGGGAGTGGCGATGACGAGCTTTGAACATCTTCTAAGGTAAACACAGCGCGGCGTCTCGGTGCCTACCTGATATCTGTTCACAGAAAGAAACCGGATATGTTGTTTGATTATGGATTGGATTTAGGCTGGAGATGTATTTCACCAAGGGAAGTGAAGAAATCCGTCCGGATGGTTTGCAAGCTGGCGGTTACTGGACAAATGGACACAGCATATTTCAAAATGAGGGGTCATCGGAGACTGTCCTCCGTTCTTTAGGTGGGGTTATCTTGGGAGGAGATTTATAGAATTAGGAATGGTAGGTGGTACTAGAATTGGTATGGGACTAGAAAGTCATTCCATTTTGCTGTCAACATTGAATCGTCGGCaattgatggtgtagatgctcgtgTGCCTTTCAATCTACTTCAACTGTGGTCACTGGTGATCAGAATATGGTTCTGAGCTGGTAATGTTGCGGTTAGGTGCTTTTAAATTTTCATAATCTATCACGGTCCCAGTCCAAGGTGCGTTAGGGCATGTCAGTGATCCTTGTTTGGGGGTGATCGGTGTCAATTCTAGACCATTTTCTGGTAAAAAATAGTACCCAAATCGCAACAAAGGTAAACATTATTGGCTAGCCAAAATGCCAAACATTTTTCTTTGCTAGACTGCTCTGCTAAATGTAGGGCATATGACAAGGATTAGTCATGGCGAGTTGCTCTCACTGTTCTGAGTCTTACACCCCACCACATCTCCATTCTCTCCGCACCATAAAACCATTCGACCCCAACCCATATAAAGCCAAGTAGAACGTAATGCAATGGTTCCATTCTGCTAGAATGGAACAGTTCCATCTTTGTGTTTGATAGAGCTAGTGAGATGGAATATAATGATTCTGTCTCGGTGTTTGGTTAGAGGGTTGGATGTAAtttggtactccctctgttcactaaaGATGTTCTATTTTTCTTAAAAATGGATGTCGTTTAACAATGTTGGTAGGCGATCCGTGAGCTCCATAACACTTTACTTTCGAAGACTTCTAAAATGAGCGAACATGGCTCGAAGCATATCTGTGTGGGCTTCCGTTCTGATGATTGCTGCTTCATGAACATGTTTGATGGCATCCCAAATTTCCTTGGCGGTATCTAGGTTATGAAAGCGAATAAAAATATCTCTGGAGATGCAATCACAGATGATATGTTTCGCTTGTGCGTTTAGCCGAATGTTAGCTTCATCTTCAGGAGTGGGATTTTTTGGATGTTGAATTATATATTCATTCTCCACAATCTGACATAGCTTAGTACCGATAGCTTCAAGTCTGAATCTCATTCTTTCTTGCCAGTAGACATAGTCATTTCCATTGAAGATAGGAAACCCTCAAAGAGTGCGAGGATCTACCTGTGTACGACAACTCCGAGGTTGTTGGGACCAAGAGTATATCGACCTGGGGGTGATGGGGTGGCGGTGAATGGGAGATTAAAAAATTCTTCTAAATGTTTTGAATTTAACCCAAGCACAACAACGGAAAAGATTCGGTAGATAAGTAACTTATAAACAGGTATCCTACTGAGGAACAAATATTTCAAGATAGGAAGCGATAACAG is drawn from Triticum dicoccoides isolate Atlit2015 ecotype Zavitan chromosome 4A, WEW_v2.0, whole genome shotgun sequence and contains these coding sequences:
- the LOC119286181 gene encoding DDT domain-containing protein PTM-like produces the protein MDPVAEVSHRMLGGAPTPPADDAIEGSGVEIARVGVSVAEGEVENPPAAAPLLNEGNEGGVLDKQEDGAAPTLSEANMDVDAAPWASERNEDDALDKQQDGAPPLLREANMDVDAAPLASEGNEDGALDKQQDGAPPPVREANMDADEAPFPSEGNEDGVLDKQQDGVAPALNEANMDVDEASFPREDTEHHAAIESKTEVNECGALEKQQDVAASVMGKTKIVVDESSAPQQDHTVAAAPSEGDSRVVDQHLNTSDGGFPVKKDEEGECLVGRYISRNVSDDGRICLGKVASYDGSIGVYNVVFEDGQGEELLLHQLRELLMAEESSASGMKMSCRKRKLDLLVSPGSAMETKAPPRARQRVDPCKMPARPDASQETGCDSDISGNAASSSNSSVSTKELSAELCPPVQGPELPPSSADIAVPEESISHLFSVYNFLRSFNMQLFLGPFGLDDFVASINCTVQNTLLDAVHVSLLRALRRHLETKSSGGSELASNCLKYVDWALLDVLTWPTFLLEYLYLMGYIKSLGGKSFGRTLLAIEYYKLPVAMKLRLLQILCDHVTESGELKAELEAREGYNEETEYETDSSILSEAGSRAVLTRASKASVSKKVEGLQDLETASNVTNPEAVLLHSSQDGNSDDCRICGMDGTLVCCDGCPWAYHSRCIGLNKAFLPQGLWFCPECVVNKLGPASSRIERGARGAQMFGIDMCGRLFLGSCNYLLVIGTSTDAGSYARYYNQYDVVKVMRILAPSDAYTDICMRITEYWRHLLDIFQNERSKIGKEAGVRYTTQSNTLSSVTPTDAAVGSVLTTLKDAAGSKTVVTPQRDVQHEIVVNQFTLCSAEHLEKQKCMVTSVGAPTEKNNEVCRQTPLAPNDIHNTPMNGAFQPAGISSISHENRSVVTGVSSVTPAQSSHGLVRPDFSCGSGIDNGLSRQDTGNTISVKAGLSCPSYKSKYPLQLISEIGSTSDGKSAKVPSFKPQAYMNLYNHGNVAASAAANLAILTSEEGKVSVSQLTTNPRKKMAADCALQVKAFSSPAAQFIWPSTERKIMEVPRDRCGWCIACKISAAGAKKACFLNVATANAVKGSARILSAMHVIKSSGSHFPSIAAYMVNMEESLRGLLVGSLQDLQQRQRWHKQLQEASNCKTIVPLLLELESNIRSIAFSPIWVKLVDDWPLESPPASAGALRPAAYQKRGTGGRRGRKRSLVTESAAAADDDKSWKKVNWWSGGNISKRILQRGVHLSSAIRKAARQGGKKRMAGLSYHDCSILPRRTRQFGWRACVGLSQNSSQLALQVRYLDAHIRWKEFLSPDQIPSDGKSSDADFSALRNAVVCDKKIVDNKIRYALKFPNQKHIPVRVTKNILEAEGNQDQNGKFWFSENHVPLYMVREFEQKPGVSSLPTPGIVHSFMNLYKRRVKASTGDVFSYLFHKGDIYPCSSCKKDVAFRDVIRCSDCQGYCHKECTVKSVGGKGGTAASSLICKLCLQKRNLILTNYSTNARYDLPQKKSTCQLPVSAPKIIFKVGSSHSAEPAAKVQAQPVAKVKAQPVTKVETWPVAKVEALSTVKVQTHPIRELKAWPVANLATQNVAGLQAQAKIEANRSKSEKPRRRKRPEEIKYFGLSWKKNKSDRSGSDFRANDVILKCKDGIGSAIKPTCCLCKKSYCPDFLYVRCEQCKAWFHGDALRLEEERILEVVQYRCCKCRRRAMPICPHSDDYKKPGPEFSEQTVATSSQSSMLSSEETASVADQDPLLASYGIVEPIGEQTFDADLSMNTVRFTSGTNQKLTIRRAQGKNSGCVDQAGVDEYSNQNQPLADANVDFSHMNGFSLSELEGVDPSELLGWDLSQGNEYTPPPDYTANCQLNGASCGSAATGDFEPQTFFSFTDLLEADDTRFGQTFGMSAGLQDDGNCTGSFDQEIASFDDMAFMVEDVSSNMHFPANAPPPDDVPCKKCNNSQPPPDLKCLVCGLRIHRQCSPWDESDPPVESADWVCGACREWR